The Lacrimispora xylanolytica genome has a segment encoding these proteins:
- a CDS encoding CDP-alcohol phosphatidyltransferase family protein: MKYIPNTLSAMRILLSLLLLLTRPLSTGFFAIYFMCGLSDMLDGYFARRFGASSKFGAALDSLGDFIMILIVLYMMFPYLDLTLTIILWIGAIGGIRIASGIVSLLKYKTFVFLHTYGNKATGFLLFCFPLLFMFLGVEKAAVFLCMTATISAVEELLIQIKSKKLNQDIISIFHL; encoded by the coding sequence ATGAAATATATTCCGAATACCTTATCTGCAATGAGAATCCTGTTATCTCTCCTCCTTCTCTTGACCCGGCCTCTCTCGACCGGTTTTTTTGCAATTTATTTTATGTGCGGGCTGAGTGATATGCTTGACGGGTATTTTGCCAGAAGATTTGGAGCTTCCAGTAAGTTTGGTGCGGCCCTTGACAGCCTGGGTGATTTTATCATGATCCTTATCGTACTTTATATGATGTTTCCGTACCTTGATCTAACTTTAACTATTATACTGTGGATAGGAGCAATCGGAGGCATCCGGATTGCCTCGGGTATTGTTTCTTTACTTAAATACAAAACCTTTGTGTTTCTTCACACCTATGGAAATAAGGCAACAGGATTTCTGCTTTTTTGCTTTCCTCTGCTATTTATGTTCCTTGGAGTGGAAAAGGCAGCGGTCTTTCTTTGCATGACAGCAACCATTTCTGCTGTAGAGGAATTGCTCATACAAATCAAATCAAAAAAATTAAATCAGGATATTATCTCTATTTTTCATCTTTAA